In Carya illinoinensis cultivar Pawnee chromosome 6, C.illinoinensisPawnee_v1, whole genome shotgun sequence, a single genomic region encodes these proteins:
- the LOC122314219 gene encoding uncharacterized protein LOC122314219 isoform X1, translating to MGERERVCEREMGKIVERKKKKGRPSLLDLQKRTLKEQEQQHQLQKRNHDSARHSTPNHSTLPAASPTPLRRSTRRNPNTQDDDDDEEDELAGKRREKKLKLVLRLPSQNSPLNSGASPDLCGSDSKAEEVNENNAASNSNKKRKINAIGNGSGSLDNPKGDKSVSGANPTDAHQGSQLDSGPSTPLPDKKLLLFILDRLQKKDTYGVFSDPVDPNELPDYHEVIEHPMDFGTVRNKLTSGAYAILEQFEKDVFLICSNAMQYNAPDTIYFRQARSIHELARKSFENLRQDGDDNDPEPKIVRRGRPPTKNLKKSLGRPSLELAGPEFSADATLATGGENTNWSNYDLRKGIHLLEKSALADSSGQLHGSRDNGAYTSWLGDNKFDRNDESTGSMMKGNQMKHGKKQVVLDENRRNTYKHSQPLPGGQEMSVLTTFVGERKQLMAVGLLSEFGYARSLARFASNLGPGAWKVASKKIERSLPAGLKFGPGWVGENDVTPPRPLPRPSSLPGRLSPPRSFPLVENSHSFAIHTVESKGETLSETPEGNNLSEKQVPSTHSALDGHLSKHLLPSATTSSSPISVHKSPEPPKVKPEVAEGFNSHTGVNILNGSTVANRPRPPFQIHQSSILQPGMNGFNSSFGFNVAAQMGKLIGAARPPGFSLQSPRMLDTISRTNTNLAHLATANSRNSEDPKIMESSTSTNSGGSLPNSGGEALAVQVRGLHPRPSQQGRSPQQKTDSRLSPQQKPDSVPPDLNVRFQSPGSPSSSRVDAAQPDLALQL from the exons atgggagagagggagagagtctgtgagagagagatgggtaAGATAgtggagaggaagaagaagaaaggacgGCCTTCTCTATTAGATCTCCAGAAGCGTACGCTCAAGGAACAAGAACAGCAGCACCAGCTACAGAAGCGGAACCACGACTCTGCCCGTCATTCCACCCCCAATCATTCAACTCTCCCAGCTGCCTCTCCTACCCCTCTCCGGCGTTCCACTCGCCGTAACCCTAACACCCaggacgacgacgacgacgaagAAGACGAATTGGCCGGAAAGCGCCGCGAGAAGAAGCTGAAGCTGGTGCTCCGATTGCCCTCCCAGAACTCGCCACTCAATTCCGGCGCCTCTCCCGATTTGTGCGGTTCTGATTCCAAGGCCGAGGAAGTGAACGAGAACAACGCTGCCTCGAATAGCAACAAGAAGAGGAAGATCAATGCGATCGGGAATGGATCTGGGTCCCTGGACAACCCCAAG GGCGATAAGTCCGTTTCTGGTGCAAACCCCACAGACGCCCACCAAG GGAGTCAGTTGGATTCGGGACCCTCAACGCCTTTACCGGATAAAAAGCTGTTACTGTTCATTCTCGACAGGCTTCAAAA GAAGGACACTTATGGTGTGTTCTCTGACCCAGTGGACCCGAATGAG CTTCCTGACTACCATGAGGTGATAGAGCACCCAATGGATTTTGGAACCGTGAGGAATAAACTTACTAGTGGAGCTTATGCCATCTTGGAACAGTTTGAG AAAGATGTTTTCTTAATCTGTTCGAACGCAATGCAGTATAATGCACCTGATACCATATATTTTCGACAG GCACGATCCATACATGAGCTGGCAAGAAAGAGCTTTGAAAATTTGAGGCAAGATGGTGATGATAACGACCCAGAACCAAAAATAGTTAGAAGAGGTAGACCACcgaccaaaaatttaaaaaaatcactggGCAGGCCTTCCTTGGAGCTTGCTGGTCCAGAATTTTCCGCTGATGCCACTCTTGCTACTGGGGGAGAAAACACCAACTGGTCCAATTATGATCTGAGAAAGGGAATTCATCTTTTGGAGAAGTCTGCTTTAGCAGATTCGTCTGGACAACTTCATGGTTCTCGCGATAATGGTGCTTATACTAGTTGGTTGGGCGATAACAAATTTGACAGGAATGATGAATCTACAG GTTCCATGATGAAGGGTAATCAAATGAAGCATGGGAAGAAACAAGTTGTACTTGATGAGAACAGACGAAATACATATAAGCACTCCCAGCCATTGCCTGGTGGACAAGAGATGTCCGTGCTAACTACTTTTGTTGGAGAGAGGAAGCAGCTAATGGCT GTAGGGCTTCTTTCAGAGTTTGGTTATGCGAGGAGCCTGGCTCGTTTTGCTTCAAATCTTGGACCTGGTGCTTGGAAAGTTGCTTCTAAGAAGATCGAGAGATCTTTGCCTGCTGGCCTTAAGTTTGGCCCTGGATGGGTTGGAGAAAATGATGTCACACCTCCAAGGCCACTGCCACGACCTTCTTCATTACCTGGTCGACTGTCACCACCACGGTCATTTCCTCTTGTTGAAAATTCACACTCTTTTGCAATTCACACTGTTGAATCGAAGGGAGAAACCTTATCAGAGACACCCGAAGGAAATAATTTGTCTGAAAAACAAGTACCTTCTACTCACTCAGCTTTGGATGGCCATCtaagcaagcatctccttccaTCTGCCACCACATCCTCATCCCCCATTTCTGTGCATAAATCACCTGAACCCCCAAAAGTTAAACCAGAAGTTGCTGAAGGATTTAATTCTCATACTGGGGTCAACATATTGAATGGTAGTACTGTTGCAAACAGGCCAAGGCCTCCTTTTCAGATTCATCAGAGCAGTATACTTCAACCTGGTATGAATGGATTTAACTCTTCATTTGGGTTTAACGTTGCAGCTCAAATGGGGAAACTAATTGGAGCAGCCAGGCCTCCTGGGTTTAGCTTACAGTCACCTCGGATGCTTGACACAATATCTAGGACTAATACTAACCTTGCCCATCTGGCAACTGCAAACAGCCGTAATTCGGAAGACCCCAAGATTATGGAAAGTTCAACTTCAACTAATTCTGGCGGCTCATTGCCAAACTCTGGTGGTGAGGCATTGGCAGTCCAAGTAAGAGGGCTTCATCCGCGGCCATCTCAGCAAGGGCGGTCACCACAACAGAAAACTGATTCCAGATTGTCGCCACAACAGAAACCAGATTCAGTTCCTCCAGACCTGAATGTCAGATTTCAGTCTCCAGGATCCCCTAGTTCTAGCAGAGTTGATGCAGCACAACCAGATTTAGCATTGCAGTTATGA
- the LOC122314473 gene encoding protein EXORDIUM-like 5 — protein sequence MSLSPPPPHFFFVAALLFVSHFAITADASTSSSSSQTLNTHAEYMINPKLPPRALSSSNKFEGSSNLVHLRYHMGPVLSSSPINIYLVWYGLWSRSHKLLIKDFILSLSPSTPAAPSPSVSEWWRTVSLYTDQTGANVSRTVLIAGEYCDLKYSHGTQLTRLSIQQVIATAVKSAPFPVDHRNGVYLVLTAQDVVVQDFCRAVCGFHYFTFPSMVGSTIPYAWIGNSAKQCPEVCAYPFALPGYMAGGGPGALRPPNKNIGVDGMISVIGHELAELSSNPLVNAWYAGEDPTAPTEIGDLCEGLYGTGGGGGYIGQVTRDRVGRTFNLNGRNGRRFLVQWIWSPALQACAGPNALD from the coding sequence ATGTCGttatcaccaccaccacctcattttttctttgttgcagCTTTGCTGTTCGTTTCTCACTTCGCCATCACCGCCGATGCAtccacctcctcctcttcatcgcAGACCCTAAACACGCACGCTGAATACATGATCAACCCCAAACTCCCACCAAGAGCGCTCTCTTCCTCGAACAAATTCGAGGGCTCCTCCAACCTCGTCCACCTCCGCTACCATATGGGTCCCgtcctctcttcctctcccatcAACATCTACCTTGTCTGGTACGGCCTCTGGTCTCGTTCCCACAAGCTACTTATCAAAGACTTCATCCTCTCACTCTCCCCCTCCACTCCGGCCGCCCCATCACCGTCGGTCTCGGAATGGTGGCGGACAGTCTCGCTCTACACCGACCAGACAGGCGCCAATGTATCCCGAACAGTCCTCATCGCAGGCGAGTATTGCGATCTCAAATACTCCCACGGGACCCAACTGACCCGTCTCAGCATCCAGCAAGTCATCGCCACCGCCGTCAAGTCCGCGCCTTTCCCCGTGGATCACCGGAATGGCGTTTACCTCGTTCTCACTGCCCAAGATGTCGTCGTCCAGGACTTCTGCCGCGCCGTCTGCGGCTTCCACTACTTCACATTCCCGTCCATGGTCGGCTCCACGATCCCCTACGCCTGGATCGGAAACTCCGCCAAGCAGTGCCCCGAGGTGTGTGCCTACCCCTTCGCTTTACCGGGTTACATGGCGGGCGGTGGTCCCGGGGCTCTTCGACCGCCAAACAAGAACATCGGCGTGGACGGCATGATCAGCGTGATCGGACACGAGCTGGCCGAACTGTCGTCGAACCCATTGGTCAACGCGTGGTACGCCGGGGAAGATCCCACGGCACCGACGGAGATCGGGGACTTGTGCGAAGGGTTGTACGGCACGGGAGGTGGTGGTGGGTATATAGGACAGGTAACGAGGGATAGGGTGGGGAGGACATTTAATCTGAATGGGAGGAATGGAAGGAGGTTTCTGGTGCAGTGGATCTGGAGCCCTGCTTTGCAGGCTTGTGCTGGTCCTAATGCTTTGGATTAG
- the LOC122314219 gene encoding uncharacterized protein LOC122314219 isoform X2, producing MGERERVCEREMGKIVERKKKKGRPSLLDLQKRTLKEQEQQHQLQKRNHDSARHSTPNHSTLPAASPTPLRRSTRRNPNTQDDDDDEEDELAGKRREKKLKLVLRLPSQNSPLNSGASPDLCGSDSKAEEVNENNAASNSNKKRKINAIGNGSGSLDNPKGDKSVSGANPTDAHQGSQLDSGPSTPLPDKKLLLFILDRLQKKDTYGVFSDPVDPNELPDYHEVIEHPMDFGTVRNKLTSGAYAILEQFEKDVFLICSNAMQYNAPDTIYFRQARSIHELARKSFENLRQDGDDNDPEPKIVRRGRPPTKNLKKSLGRPSLELAGPEFSADATLATGGENTNWSNYDLRKGIHLLEKSALADSSGQLHGSRDNGAYTSWLGDNKFDRNDESTGSMMKGNQMKHGKKQVVLDENRRNTYKHSQPLPGGQEMSVLTTFVGERKQLMAVGLLSEFGYARSLARFASNLGPGAWKVASKKIERSLPAGLKFGPGWVGENDVTPPRPLPRPSSLPGRLSPPRSFPLVENSHSFAIHTVESKGETLSETPEGNNLSEKQVPSTHSALDGHLSKHLLPSATTSSSPISVHKSPEPPKVKPEVAEGFNSHTGVNILNAQMGKLIGAARPPGFSLQSPRMLDTISRTNTNLAHLATANSRNSEDPKIMESSTSTNSGGSLPNSGGEALAVQVRGLHPRPSQQGRSPQQKTDSRLSPQQKPDSVPPDLNVRFQSPGSPSSSRVDAAQPDLALQL from the exons atgggagagagggagagagtctgtgagagagagatgggtaAGATAgtggagaggaagaagaagaaaggacgGCCTTCTCTATTAGATCTCCAGAAGCGTACGCTCAAGGAACAAGAACAGCAGCACCAGCTACAGAAGCGGAACCACGACTCTGCCCGTCATTCCACCCCCAATCATTCAACTCTCCCAGCTGCCTCTCCTACCCCTCTCCGGCGTTCCACTCGCCGTAACCCTAACACCCaggacgacgacgacgacgaagAAGACGAATTGGCCGGAAAGCGCCGCGAGAAGAAGCTGAAGCTGGTGCTCCGATTGCCCTCCCAGAACTCGCCACTCAATTCCGGCGCCTCTCCCGATTTGTGCGGTTCTGATTCCAAGGCCGAGGAAGTGAACGAGAACAACGCTGCCTCGAATAGCAACAAGAAGAGGAAGATCAATGCGATCGGGAATGGATCTGGGTCCCTGGACAACCCCAAG GGCGATAAGTCCGTTTCTGGTGCAAACCCCACAGACGCCCACCAAG GGAGTCAGTTGGATTCGGGACCCTCAACGCCTTTACCGGATAAAAAGCTGTTACTGTTCATTCTCGACAGGCTTCAAAA GAAGGACACTTATGGTGTGTTCTCTGACCCAGTGGACCCGAATGAG CTTCCTGACTACCATGAGGTGATAGAGCACCCAATGGATTTTGGAACCGTGAGGAATAAACTTACTAGTGGAGCTTATGCCATCTTGGAACAGTTTGAG AAAGATGTTTTCTTAATCTGTTCGAACGCAATGCAGTATAATGCACCTGATACCATATATTTTCGACAG GCACGATCCATACATGAGCTGGCAAGAAAGAGCTTTGAAAATTTGAGGCAAGATGGTGATGATAACGACCCAGAACCAAAAATAGTTAGAAGAGGTAGACCACcgaccaaaaatttaaaaaaatcactggGCAGGCCTTCCTTGGAGCTTGCTGGTCCAGAATTTTCCGCTGATGCCACTCTTGCTACTGGGGGAGAAAACACCAACTGGTCCAATTATGATCTGAGAAAGGGAATTCATCTTTTGGAGAAGTCTGCTTTAGCAGATTCGTCTGGACAACTTCATGGTTCTCGCGATAATGGTGCTTATACTAGTTGGTTGGGCGATAACAAATTTGACAGGAATGATGAATCTACAG GTTCCATGATGAAGGGTAATCAAATGAAGCATGGGAAGAAACAAGTTGTACTTGATGAGAACAGACGAAATACATATAAGCACTCCCAGCCATTGCCTGGTGGACAAGAGATGTCCGTGCTAACTACTTTTGTTGGAGAGAGGAAGCAGCTAATGGCT GTAGGGCTTCTTTCAGAGTTTGGTTATGCGAGGAGCCTGGCTCGTTTTGCTTCAAATCTTGGACCTGGTGCTTGGAAAGTTGCTTCTAAGAAGATCGAGAGATCTTTGCCTGCTGGCCTTAAGTTTGGCCCTGGATGGGTTGGAGAAAATGATGTCACACCTCCAAGGCCACTGCCACGACCTTCTTCATTACCTGGTCGACTGTCACCACCACGGTCATTTCCTCTTGTTGAAAATTCACACTCTTTTGCAATTCACACTGTTGAATCGAAGGGAGAAACCTTATCAGAGACACCCGAAGGAAATAATTTGTCTGAAAAACAAGTACCTTCTACTCACTCAGCTTTGGATGGCCATCtaagcaagcatctccttccaTCTGCCACCACATCCTCATCCCCCATTTCTGTGCATAAATCACCTGAACCCCCAAAAGTTAAACCAGAAGTTGCTGAAGGATTTAATTCTCATACTGGGGTCAACATATTGAATG CTCAAATGGGGAAACTAATTGGAGCAGCCAGGCCTCCTGGGTTTAGCTTACAGTCACCTCGGATGCTTGACACAATATCTAGGACTAATACTAACCTTGCCCATCTGGCAACTGCAAACAGCCGTAATTCGGAAGACCCCAAGATTATGGAAAGTTCAACTTCAACTAATTCTGGCGGCTCATTGCCAAACTCTGGTGGTGAGGCATTGGCAGTCCAAGTAAGAGGGCTTCATCCGCGGCCATCTCAGCAAGGGCGGTCACCACAACAGAAAACTGATTCCAGATTGTCGCCACAACAGAAACCAGATTCAGTTCCTCCAGACCTGAATGTCAGATTTCAGTCTCCAGGATCCCCTAGTTCTAGCAGAGTTGATGCAGCACAACCAGATTTAGCATTGCAGTTATGA